In Haliotis asinina isolate JCU_RB_2024 chromosome 15, JCU_Hal_asi_v2, whole genome shotgun sequence, one DNA window encodes the following:
- the LOC137265882 gene encoding homeobox protein slou-like → MEASGRVTSAREADDNLSGDEIGEISHRHLSHRTERHFLRRSMEQMSESLSDSFSTCDSEEDAELCLSFEDRRGRVSPHREQNDDTPKQVTPFSVADILDPNKFRGKSDVSTSSSVDGEGNTHLTDDEDITGDVSDIDRDDCDDSLEKRQRIDENGNHGQGGLGGSKVGKPRRARTAFTYEQLVALENKFKTTRYLSVCERLNLALSLSLTETQVKIWFQNRRTKWKKQNPGLDVNSPTVPTSPTIPIGQAYPLAYGAQSIYPGHLQSFHSAASLVPGFYLSHNSPFQGAHPALNHW, encoded by the exons ATGGAAGCATCCGGGCGCGTGACAAGCGCGCGAGAAGCAGACGACAATCTCAGCGGGGACGAAATTGGAGAAATATCACATAGACATTTATCTCATCGTACGGAACGACATTTTCTGCGTCGGTCAATGGAACAGATGTCGGAATCTTTGAGCGACAGTTTTTCAACGTGTGACAGTGAAGAAGATGCGGAACTGTGCCTAAGTTTTGAGGACCGGAGAGGGAGGGTATCTCCTCACAGAGAACAGAACGATGACACGCCCAAACAAGTGACCCCCTTCTCCGTGGCTGACATTCTAGATCCCAACAAGTTCCGTGGAAAGTCTGATGTTTCAACTTCAAGCAGTGTTGACGGGGAAGGCAACACGCATTTGACAG ATGACGAAGATATCACTGGTGACGTCAGCGACATCGACCGCGATGACTGTGACGACAGCCTCGAAAAACGTCAACGTATAGATGAAAACGGCAACCACGGTCAAGGTGGCCTTGGGGGATCAAAGGTCGGCAAACCTCGAAGGGCAAGGACGGCCTTCACATACGAACAATTAGTTGCTCTTGAGAACAAGTTCAAGACGACGCGATATCTATCTGTGTGCGAAAGACTGAACCTCGCTCTGTCTTTATCGCTGACCGAGACTCAAGTAAAAATCTGGTTTCAGAATAGACGGACGAAGTGGAAGAAGCAAAATCCAGGTCTAGACGTCAACAGCCCAACGGTCCCTACTTCACCAACCATTCCTATCGGTCAGGCGTATCCACTCGCCTACGGCGCCCAGAGTATTTACCCAGGACATTTGCAATCTTTCCATTCGGCTGCCAGTCTCGTTCCCGGATTTTACCTATCCCATAATTCCCCATTCCAAGGTGCACATCCGGCTTTGAACCATTGGTGA